GATCGCAACGTGGTTTATCCCATGCCAACCTATGTGTTATATCGTACCTTGGCTGAGATCCAAGATGGGTGTATAGCAGAAATTCCTTACAATGATGATTATCAATTACCAGTTGAGCGATTAATTGCGGCTAATGGTGCAGTTACCTTTATTGCTTCCCCTAATAGTCCTTCTGGGACTTCTATACCCCTAGAATTATTAGATAAACTAGCAGCACACTTATCAGGGATATTAGTTGTTGATGAAGCGTATGTAGATTTTGCTGAATCTGATGCTTTGCCATTAGTGCAAAAATACGACAATGTGATCGTTTTACGCACTCTTTCTAAAGGTTATTCTCTGGCGGGATTACGGTTGGGATTTGGAATTGCTCAACCAAGCTTGTTAGAAGGATTAATTAAGGTTAAAGATAGTTATAACGTGGATGCGATCGCATATCGTGTAGGTGCAGCAGCCTTGCTCGATCAAGACTACAAAATCGCTAACGCTGAAAAAATTAAAACCTCTCGCACTAAACTAACTAACAATTTAGAGCAACTAGGTTTTAAAGTATTGCCATCTCAAGCTAATTTTTTATTAGCTCAACCCTCCCAAAAACAAGCTGAATGGCTCTACCAAAACTTAAAAAATCAAGGCATCTTAGTGAGATATTTTAAGCAACCACAACTAGAGGACAAACTACGAATCACAGTTGGCACAGAAGAGGAAAATGTAGCTTTAATTAAAGCATTAACTCAGCTATGTGAATCAAATTAAATTTATGTCACAAACTACTGTTGGCACTAAAAAAAAGGGTAAATCTCTCCCTCCAAAACCCATAGTTAAGTTAGGAAAGTTTGTTTGGACAACTATGTGGCATCTAATGATGTCTCAACTTGCCCCGCGTAATCAATCAGGTGAGTATGTTCGTCCAAAGAGTCAATTCCGACACTTTATTAGTACAGAGGAAGAAAACCCCTACAAACCAGCCACAGGGCGTTACCGTCTTTATGTAGGATTGGGATGTCCTTGGGCGCATCGCACTTTAGTTGTTTTAGGACTTAAAGGACTTGAAGACGCAATTGAAGTATCCGTAGCTTCACCTTCACCAGACCAGGGAATTTGGGTATTAGATCAATTAGATGAGGGTTGCCAAAATCTCCCAGAACTGTATCAACTAGCATTACCAGGCTACAGTGGACGTAGTACAGTACCCGTATTGTGGGACAAAGAAACAAAAACAATAGTTAACAATGAGAGTGCAGAAATTATCGTTATTCTGAACTCAGAATTTAACGAGTTTGCCAAGAATTCTACACTCGATCTATATCCAGAGGATTTGAAACAAACAATTGATGATTGGAACGACAAGATTTATAACACAGTAAATAATGGTGTATATCGCTCAGGTTTTGCCCAAACTCAAACCGCATACGAACAAGCTTGCAACGAATTATTTACTACCTTAGATGAGATTGACGAAGTACTAGCAAAAAATAGATATCTGTGTGGCGATCGCATTACACTAGCAGATGTGCGTCTATTCACCACCTTATTCCGATTTGATATTGTCTACTACGGACTATTTAAGTGCAATCGTAGAAGAATCCAAGACTATCAAAACTTAGGATATTACCTGCGCGATTTGTATCAACAGCCAGGTGTTGCCGAAACTTGTAATCTAGAAGCAGTAAAACGCGACTACTACGGTAATTTATTCCCCCTGAATCCTGGTGGGATTATTCCTACTGGGCCTGATATTAGTAACCTTACTGCACCGCACAATCGGGAAAAATTAGGTAAGGATGCAGTTTTTCAGCAATGAATCCATACAAATTTTTAATCTAGAGATACTTATCTTTGGTTGCAACTTTGTATCCGTCGGCGTAGGTAAACTTTTTTAGTATAGCCCCAGGATCATCTTCTGGTGGCATTGCTTAATTTAAACCAGTGATTGTATGCAGCAACAACATATAAGTAAATTATCCAGTATGCGGTTAATTACTATCCCAATCAGCCATTATTGTGAAAAAGTGCGATGGGCATTAGATTGGTTAGAAGTTCCCTACACAGAAGAACGTCATGTACCCTTTTTTCATCGACTAGCAACTGTTCGTAACGGCGGAAAAAGTGTTCCAGTGTTAGTTACCCAAGAGGGAACCTTTACTGATTCAACAGCTATTTTGCATTAC
This genomic interval from Oculatellaceae cyanobacterium contains the following:
- the hisC gene encoding histidinol-phosphate transaminase, which produces MSYFRQNIDLMSGYQPGEQPPAGVKVIKLNTNENPYPPSPKALQVMQNLDGELLRRYPDPMAGEFREAASKVLGVPKEWILVGNGSDDLLTMLMRACADRDRNVVYPMPTYVLYRTLAEIQDGCIAEIPYNDDYQLPVERLIAANGAVTFIASPNSPSGTSIPLELLDKLAAHLSGILVVDEAYVDFAESDALPLVQKYDNVIVLRTLSKGYSLAGLRLGFGIAQPSLLEGLIKVKDSYNVDAIAYRVGAAALLDQDYKIANAEKIKTSRTKLTNNLEQLGFKVLPSQANFLLAQPSQKQAEWLYQNLKNQGILVRYFKQPQLEDKLRITVGTEEENVALIKALTQLCESN
- a CDS encoding glutathione S-transferase family protein, with protein sequence MSQTTVGTKKKGKSLPPKPIVKLGKFVWTTMWHLMMSQLAPRNQSGEYVRPKSQFRHFISTEEENPYKPATGRYRLYVGLGCPWAHRTLVVLGLKGLEDAIEVSVASPSPDQGIWVLDQLDEGCQNLPELYQLALPGYSGRSTVPVLWDKETKTIVNNESAEIIVILNSEFNEFAKNSTLDLYPEDLKQTIDDWNDKIYNTVNNGVYRSGFAQTQTAYEQACNELFTTLDEIDEVLAKNRYLCGDRITLADVRLFTTLFRFDIVYYGLFKCNRRRIQDYQNLGYYLRDLYQQPGVAETCNLEAVKRDYYGNLFPLNPGGIIPTGPDISNLTAPHNREKLGKDAVFQQ